One Mytilus trossulus isolate FHL-02 chromosome 5, PNRI_Mtr1.1.1.hap1, whole genome shotgun sequence DNA segment encodes these proteins:
- the LOC134718838 gene encoding leukocyte elastase inhibitor A-like — translation MASQVNGSNVVFEEGIANFSNSLYSKLDRTGNEFISPYSITSALLLLMLGTGKTTKNQMKSVIFEYEEPDDIDQGYKRLNDELLTRTTKGVSISIANRLFARKGLNLLNTFSTKASTYYGSDVELLEFQTDAEKSRLTINDWISKNTNNIIKDMIPKGAVGANTLVVLVNAIYFKGTWKQEFNKNDTTQRNFFVKANEQTLVNMMHGEFDAKSGEDLSLDCKVLQLPYQGNQISMIFVLPNSGDGLSELESKLTIDDVDSLVKGLKTQKTLIRIPKFTMTSEYNLKPICTALGLTEIFDDKKADFSEIFESDQTRVSVTNALHKAFIEVNEEGTEAAAVTTITVGITSVQDPKPQPFQFVADHPFLFLIQDDETGTPLFIGRYARP, via the coding sequence ATGGCTTCTCAGGTAAATGGATCGAATGTTGTCTTCGAAGAAGGGATTGCAAATTTTTCCAACTCCTTATATAGCAAACTAGACAGAACTGGAAACGAATTCATTTCGCCCTACAGTATCACGTCAGCATTGTTACTTCTTATGCTTGGAACCGGGAAAACGACTAAAAACCAGATGAAATCTGTTATTTTCGAATATGAAGAACCAGATGATATCGACCAGGGATATAAACGTCTTAATGATGAACTTTTAACGAGAACAACAAAAGGAGTATCAATATCTATTGCAAACAGGTTGTTCGCCAGGAAAGGTCTAAATCTTTTAAACACCTTTAGTACGAAGGCGTCGACATATTATGGAAGTGATGTTGAACTCTTGGAATTTCAAACAGACGCAGAAAAGTCACGATTGACAATAAATGATTGGATttcaaaaaatacaaacaatataataaaagatatgaTTCCAAAAGGTGCAGTTGGTGCAAATACTTTAGTAGTATTAGTAAACGCTATTTACTTTAAAGGTACGTGGAAACAAGAGTTCAACAAGAATGACACTACACAAAGAAACTTTTTCGTGAAAGCGAATGAGCAAACGCTAGTTAATATGATGCATGGTGAGTTTGATGCAAAGTCTGGCGAGGACCTTTCACTTGACTGCAAGGTTTTACAACTGCCATATCAGGGAAATCAGATCTCtatgatatttgttttgccAAATTCTGGTGACGGACTCTCCGAACTAGAAAGTAAGCTTACCATAGATGATGTCGATTCACTTGTAAAAGGTCTCAAGACACAAAAGACACTCATAAGAATACCCAAATTTACAATGACAAGCGAGTACAATTTGAAGCCAATTTGTACAGCTTTAGGTTTAACGGAAATATTTGACGACAAAAAAGCGGACTTTAGTGAAATCTTCGAATCCGATCAAACACGCGTCAGCGTGACTAATGCACTTCACAAAGCTTTTATTGAAGTGAACGAAGAGGGAACGGAAGCGGCAGCTGTTACAACAATAACTGTTGGTATAACTTCAGTACAAGATCCTAAACCACAGCCATTTCAATTTGTTGCCGATCATCCATTCCTGTTTTTGATTCAGGATGACGAAACAGGTACACCGCTATTCATTGGAAGATATGCAAGACCATAG